The nucleotide sequence GCCCTTCCCCACCCTGGCATCAACGCAGGTTGATGATGGTCTGGGTGATCGCACTCTCGGTTTCGATGGTCTTGGCGTTGGCCTGGTAGTTGCGCTGGGCAACGATCAGGTTGACCAGTTGGTCCGACAGCTCGACGTTGGAATCCTCCAGCGCACCGGCCTGCAGGGCGCCCATGGTGCCCGAGCGCGGTGTACCGACTACCGGCTCGCCCGACTCGAAGGACTGCGTCCAGGCCGTCTTGCCCATCGGGGTCAGGCCCTGCACGTTGGCGAAGTTGGCCAGCACCACCTGCCCCTGCACCTTGGACTGGCCATTGGTGTAGCGGGCGAAGATCACGCCGGTGTCGTCGATTTCCAGGCCCGACAGCTGACCGGTGGTGTAACCGTTCTGGCTTACCGAGCTGACGGCGAAGGCGCTGGAAAACTGGGTGGACTTGCGCAGGTCCACCGTGATGTTTTCGGGGCTGGCATTAGCGCCGTTGTCGCTCCAGATCGGCGGCGTGCCGCCATTGGAGGCCACCGGGTTCCAGGTCCCCAGGGTGATGGTGCCGTCGGCGTTGACGGTGAAGTCGGTCGATGTGGTCGACAGCAACTGGCCGGACTCGCTGAAGTTCAGCTGCGCGGTATACGGCGTGGTGCCCTGCGCCTCGGAGGCGGAGAAGATCGCCGCCGCCACGCTGGACGCGGTCGCGCCCGGCAATGCCGCCGCCGCCGCTGCTGCCGCGCTCACAGCCGCCGTGGTACCACCCGGAAGCGATGCCACCACGCTGGCAGGTGTTGCACCCGGTGCGATTGCCGCAGCATTGGCAGCCGTCACTGCCGCCGCGTCACCGTCGCCGTTGGCCGGGTTCCGGCCATCGATCAGCACGTTCATGCTCCAGGTATTGGCCCCGGTCTTGACGAAGTACTGGGTCATGACGTGGGCGTTGCCCTGGGTGTCATAGATGTTGGTCGAAGTCGACGAGTTGTAGGTCGTCGGGTCCGCCGGGTTGAACGGGGTCACGGTGGGCGGCGCATTGGTCGAGTTCAGGTTGAACGTTTGCGTCATGGTCGATGTGGCTTTCGGCGCCTGGCTGGCGGTCTGGATCTGGATGTCCGAGACCACGCCGTTCTGCAGGTTGCCGTTGGCATCCACGGCATAGCCCTGCAGCTTGTAGCCGAAGTTGTTGACCATGAAACCGTCGCGGTCGGTACCGAAATAACCGGCGCGGGTGTAGCTGATCTCACCGTTGTTGCTGGTGACGAAGAAGCCGTTGCCGTTGATGGCCAGGTCCAGGGCGTTCTGCGTGTAGTTGATGTTGCCCTGGTTGAACAGCTGCGACACATCGGACAACAGCACGCCGCTACCGGTCGGGTTGGAGCCGCTGCCGAGCATGGACGCCGCGTAGACGTCGGCGAACTCCGCACGCGACTGCTTGAACCCCGCCGTCCCGGCGTTGGC is from Pseudomonas sp. PDM14 and encodes:
- a CDS encoding flagellar hook protein FlgE — protein: MAFNIGLSGLRAATSDLNVTGNNIANAGTAGFKQSRAEFADVYAASMLGSGSNPTGSGVLLSDVSQLFNQGNINYTQNALDLAINGNGFFVTSNNGEISYTRAGYFGTDRDGFMVNNFGYKLQGYAVDANGNLQNGVVSDIQIQTASQAPKATSTMTQTFNLNSTNAPPTVTPFNPADPTTYNSSTSTNIYDTQGNAHVMTQYFVKTGANTWSMNVLIDGRNPANGDGDAAAVTAANAAAIAPGATPASVVASLPGGTTAAVSAAAAAAAALPGATASSVAAAIFSASEAQGTTPYTAQLNFSESGQLLSTTSTDFTVNADGTITLGTWNPVASNGGTPPIWSDNGANASPENITVDLRKSTQFSSAFAVSSVSQNGYTTGQLSGLEIDDTGVIFARYTNGQSKVQGQVVLANFANVQGLTPMGKTAWTQSFESGEPVVGTPRSGTMGALQAGALEDSNVELSDQLVNLIVAQRNYQANAKTIETESAITQTIINLR